The proteins below are encoded in one region of Syngnathus acus chromosome 2, fSynAcu1.2, whole genome shotgun sequence:
- the LOC119118035 gene encoding protein-serine O-palmitoleoyltransferase porcupine-like isoform X2: MDMFDRLLVLIELAESCGVSTLQQGFEQIWRLLLICLLTRLLFRLGGVSSVNHVVSMFAGIFSLFLFFNLQMLWVLLLSLLCYLILLLVRHSSNKGLFLSAAILIYLLIGELHLIDTVTWHKIRGSQMVVAMKAISLAFDLDRGAVSALPTPTEFLGYVLFVGNVVFGPWISFSTYKTAIVGRQLSWLWLRCSFLSLLKSQMCLLVSSCIAPYLFLFFIPISGNAVIHKWQSAYENALSFHFSNYFVGHLSESTSMLAGAGHIEEKDNIRWEMEVVKPLNVEMPRSMVMVVTSWNIPMSQWLKIYIFKNAMKLGTFPAILVTYTASALLHGLSFHLGAVLLSLGFITYVEHVLRKRLAAIFSACVLSRPCPSDCSHQHKGYWVMLLNLVFSFLAIFHLTYLGSMFDPGVEEEVEEGYAAIHTIQRWSELNWASHWVVFVSWIFYRLIL; the protein is encoded by the exons ATGGACATGTTCGACAGGCTCCTGGTGTTGATAGAGCTGGCCGAAAGTTGTGGAGTCAGCACACTCCAGCAGGGTTTTGAACAAATCTGGAGGCTTCTGCTCATTTGTCTTCTCACTAGGCTGCTGTTCAGGTTGG GAGGCGTGTCCTCTGTGAATCATGTTGTGTCGATGTTTGCGGGGATCTTCagccttttcctcttttttaacCTGCAAATGCTGTGGGTGCTACTACTCAGTCTGCTTTGCTAcctcattcttcttcttgttcgACACTCCAGCAACAAAGGCCTCTTCCTTTCCGCTGCCATTCTCATTTACCTCCTCATTGg agAGTTGCATTTAATTGACACGGTAACCTGGCATAAGATCAGAG GCAGTCAGATGGTGGTGGCCATGAAAGCCATTTCTCTGGCCTTTGACCTGGACAGAGGAGCAGTCAGCGCTTTGCCCACGCCAACTGAGTTTCTTGGCTATGTTCTCTTTGTGGGCAACGTCGTCTTCGGGCCTTGGATCAGCTTTTCAACATACAAGACTGCTATTGTTGGCAGGCAACTG AGCTGGTTATGGCTGCGCTGTTCCTTCCTCAGCCTCTTAAAGAGTCAAATGTGTCTGCTGGTGTCCTCTTGCATTGCACCATACCTGTTCCTTTTCTTCATCCCTATCAGTGGAAATGCTGTCATTCACAA GTGGCAAAGTGCCTATGAGAATGCATTGTCATTCCACTTCAGTAACTACTTTGTGGGGCACCTCAGCGAAAGCACCAGCATGCTGGCAGGTGCTGGCCACATTGAGGAAAAAGACAACATCAGGTG GGAAATGGAAGTGGTCAAACCCCTGAATGTGGAAATGCCTCGCTCCATGGTTATGGTAGTGACTTCCTGGAATATTCCCATGTCACAGTGGCTTAAAATTT ATATCTTCAAAAATGCCATGAAACTTGGAACTTTTCCAGCCATCTTGGTCACATACACAGCCAGCGCTCTACTACAT GGTTTGAGTTTCCACCTAGGAGCCGTGCTGCTCTCTTTAGGCTTCATCACATATGTTGAACACG TCCTGAGAAAGAGGCTCGCTGCCATCTTCAGTGCCTGTGTCCTGTCCAGACCTTGCCCCTCTGACTGCAGCCATCAACATA agggGTATTGGGTGATGCTGCTCAACCTAGTTTTCAGTTTCTTGGCTATCTTCCACCTCACCTACTTGGGCTCCATGTTTGATCCGGGTGTTGAAGAGGAAGTGGAAGAG GGTTACGCAGCCATCCACACCATTCAGAGGTGGTCAGAACTTAATTGGGCAAGCCACTGGGTTGTATTTGTCTCCTGGATTTTCTACCGTTTAATCCTGTGA
- the lactbl1a gene encoding putative beta-lactamase-like 1 isoform X2, protein MKVKWTMLGMVVFFLLSVVMTFCFIWQYRIPKLKTVVIKESAAEEMCPRYPEPVPLKHPITSLRVALEKVDLLLRSSVDRIKLPAISAIMVLNDSVLWIGNFGKKNMSDPTSPPPDEYTVYRIASLSKIFPSLMLYKLWEDGLVDSIDDSVEKYIDNFTIKNPLGTDREAASTTRRTFNRAAITLRRMASHLSGLPRRLRSTNLLWDGDTESALHELQDDVLVADPGTKCHYSNVAFALMANVLAEKVTGMGYEKWVSRNILDRLNMKNTGFNMTPMIQRQMAMGVYSNGQPAPLYNLGWYRPAGQMYSTTADMAKLVMTLLGSYRRTLLRKDTLNTMLAPLFQCQNGYFASYTGTPWEINQQLGYDVVRKDGDLDGFAASLSLVPRLKLGMVVLMAGVRPAGQDLVRRLYSHLIPAVEGAYRDAELTPRPPPDPAPYVGFFTYRNITFYEIKVGSHGALLMQQFGPQVDSKITDNYQTIHLQYLQDRVFRVVFKSPYPCKLKVNSASVSLETQDRQLFNFYLFNKQGVSPGFDSPGLNTYKVMRIAGKPYFTT, encoded by the exons ATGAAGGTAAAATGGACCATGTTGGGCATGGTTGTCTTCTTCCTACTCTCTGTGGTTATGACCTTCTGCTTCATATGGCAATACAGGATACCAAAGTTGAAGACAG TGGTTATAAAGGAATCGGCAGCAGAGGAGATGTGCCCACGGTATCCCGAGCCTGTGCCCCTCAAACATCCTATCACATCTCTCAGAGTGGCTTTAGAAAAG GTTGATCTACTCCTGAGGAGCAGTGTTGACAGAATCAAGCTTCCAGCAATATCTGCCATTATGGTTTTAAATGACTCTGTTCTTTGGATTGGTAATTTTGGCAAAAAGAACATGAGTGACCCAACATCTCCTCCACCCGATGAGTACACAGTCTACAG AATTGCAAGCCTTTCCAAGATATTTCCCTCCCTGATGTTGTACAAGCTGTGGGAAGATGGCCTTGTGGACTCAATAGATGACTCAGTGGAGAAGTACATAGACAACTTCACCATCAAGAACCCACTGGGCACCGACAGGGAAGCGGCATCCACCACACGCAGGACCTTCAACAGAGCTGCCATTACCTTACGTAGAATGGCCAGCCACCTTTCTG GATTACCCCGCAGATTAAGGTCAACTAATCTCCTCTGGGATGGGGACACAGAATCAGCCCTTCATGAGTTGCAGGATGATGTCCTTGTTGCTGATCCAGGAACAAA ATGCCACTACAGCAATGTCGCCTTTGCTCTAATGGCCAACGTCTTGGCTGAGAAAGTGACTGGAATGGGCTACGAAAAGTGGGTATCCCGCAATATTTTGGATCGGCTCAACATGAAGAACACCGGCTTCAACATGACTCCTATGATCCAGAGACAGATGGCAATGGGTGTCTACAGCAACGGTCAGCCGGCTCCCCTCTACAACTTGGGCTGGTATCGACCTGCGGGTCAGATGTACTCCACGACAGCCGACATGGCAAAACTTGTGATGACTCTCCTGGGATCATACAGAAGGACACTCCTCCGAAAAGACACCCTTAACACTATGCTGGCCCCACTTTTCCAATGCCAGAATGGCTACTTTGCCAGCTACACTGGCACACCATGGGAGATCAACCAGCAACTGGGCTACGATGTCGTGAGAAAGGATGGTGACTTGGATGGCTTTGCGGCCTCTCTGTCACTGGTGCCACGTCTCAAATTAGGAATGGTGGTCCTGATGGCTGGGGTACGACCCGCAGGGCAGGATTTAGTGAGGCGGCTATACAGCCACCTCATTCCTGCAGTGGAAGGCGCTTACAGGGATGCTGAACTGACACCCAGACCGCCGCCTGACCCAGCTCCATACGTAGGCTTTTTTACTTACAGAAATATAACTTTCTATGAGATTAAGGTAGGCTCACATGGGGCCCTGCTCATGCAACAGTTTGGACCACAGGTGGATAGCAAAATCACAGACAATTACCAAACCATCCACCTTCAGTATCTTCAGGATAGGGTGTTCAGAGTGGTGTTCAAGAGCCCATACCCTTGTAAGTTGAAGGTCAACAGTGCCTCGGTCTCTTTGGAGACTCAAGACAGACAGCTCTTTAACTTTTACCTCTTCAACAAACAAGGTGTGTCACCAGGATTTGATTCGCCAGGACTTAACACTTACAAAGTCATGAGGATAGCCGGCAAACCGTATTTTACAACATGA
- the suv39h1a gene encoding histone-lysine N-methyltransferase SUV39H1-A — translation MAEFSKECCVPSKMSWDALEALCRLEGLHCKDLGITKANVNEYEVEFLCDYKKTKMEEFYLVKWRGFPESVNSWEPKRHLKCSKLMKQFHQDLDQELSRQKIRSIPKRLDREISTFIVRKAELRQKLQSWETQLNLTCNHPGRIFVMNDVDFEGPPKNFTYINNYKAGPGIVFTEMAVGCECKNCLEEPVNGCCPGASLHRVAYNEHGQVRIRPGQPIYECNSQCLCSPDCPNRVVQKGIQFDLAIFKTDNGRGWGVRTLQHIKKNSFVMEYVGEIITSDEAEKRGHIYDGEGSTYLFDLDYVEDVYTVDAAHQGNISHFVNHSCNPNMQVFNVFVDNIDERLPRIALFSTRAIRAGEELTFDYKMQIDPVDTESSKMDCSFTLAGVSNSPKKRMRVECRCGADSCRKYLF, via the exons ATGGCGGAATTTTCGAAAG AATGCTGTGTGCCCAGTAAGATGTCATGGGATGCGCTTGAAGCCTTGTGTCGCCTAGAGGGGCTTCACTGTAAAGATTTAGGGATAACCAAAGCTAACGTCAATGAGTATGAGGTGGAGTTCCTCTGTGACTACAAAAAGACTAAA ATGGAAGAATTTTACCTGGTGAAATGGAGAGGCTTTCCAGAGTCAGTCAACAGCTGGGAGCCCAAGAGGCACCTCAAATGCTCCAAACTAATGAAGCAGTTCCACCAGGACCTGGATCAAGAACTGAGTCGCCAGAAAATACGTTCCATCCCCAAAAGGCTGGATAGGGAAATCTCAACATTTATAGTTCGAAAAGCCGAACTCCGTCAGAAACTGCAGAGCTGGGAGACTCAGTTGAACCTAACCTGCAACCACCCCGGTCGCATCTTTGTCATGAACGATGTCGACTTTGAGGGTCCACCAAAGAACTTCACTTATATCAACAATTACAAAGCAGGCCCGGGCATCGTTTTTACTGAAATGGCTGTGGGCTGTGAGTGCAAGAATTGTCTCGAGGAGCCGGTGAACGGCTGCTGTCCTGGCGCGTCATTGCATCGGGTTGCTTACAATGAACACGGCCAGGTCCGTATAAGGCCAGGACAACCCATTTATGAGTGTAATTCTCAGTGCCTCTGCAGCCCAGACTGCCCCAACAGGGTGGTGCAAAAAGGCATTCAGTTTGACCTGGCTATCTTTAAGACGGACAACGGTCGGGGATGGGGAGTCCGCACGCTGCAACATATAAAGAAGAACTCATTTGTAATGGAGTACGTGGGAGAG ATCATCACGTCAGATGAAGCAGAGAAACGAGGTCACATATATGACGGCGAAGGCTCCACATACCTTTTTGACCTGGACTATGTGGAGGATGTATACACGGTGGATGCTGCTCACCAAGGCAACATCTCTCACTTCGTCAATCATAGT tGTAACCCAAACATGCAAGTATTCAATGTGTTTGTTGACAACATTGATGAGAGGCTCCCGAGAATTGCTTTATTCTCAACACGGGCCATCCGGGCAGGAGAGGAGCTCACCTTTGACTACAAAATGCAAA TTGATCCAGTCGACACAGAAAGCTCTAAAATGGATTGCAGTTTCACCTTAGCTGGTGTCTCCAATTCGCCAAAGAAGAGGATGCGAGTGGAGTGTCGGTGTGGCGCAGACTCGTGTCGAAAATACTTGTTCTGA
- the LOC119118035 gene encoding protein-serine O-palmitoleoyltransferase porcupine-like isoform X1, which yields MDMFDRLLVLIELAESCGVSTLQQGFEQIWRLLLICLLTRLLFRLGGVSSVNHVVSMFAGIFSLFLFFNLQMLWVLLLSLLCYLILLLVRHSSNKGLFLSAAILIYLLIGELHLIDTVTWHKIRGSQMVVAMKAISLAFDLDRGAVSALPTPTEFLGYVLFVGNVVFGPWISFSTYKTAIVGRQLSWLWLRCSFLSLLKSQMCLLVSSCIAPYLFLFFIPISGNAVIHKWQSAYENALSFHFSNYFVGHLSESTSMLAGAGHIEEKDNIRWEMEVVKPLNVEMPRSMVMVVTSWNIPMSQWLKIYIFKNAMKLGTFPAILVTYTASALLHGLSFHLGAVLLSLGFITYVEHVLRKRLAAIFSACVLSRPCPSDCSHQHKKGYWVMLLNLVFSFLAIFHLTYLGSMFDPGVEEEVEEGYAAIHTIQRWSELNWASHWVVFVSWIFYRLIL from the exons ATGGACATGTTCGACAGGCTCCTGGTGTTGATAGAGCTGGCCGAAAGTTGTGGAGTCAGCACACTCCAGCAGGGTTTTGAACAAATCTGGAGGCTTCTGCTCATTTGTCTTCTCACTAGGCTGCTGTTCAGGTTGG GAGGCGTGTCCTCTGTGAATCATGTTGTGTCGATGTTTGCGGGGATCTTCagccttttcctcttttttaacCTGCAAATGCTGTGGGTGCTACTACTCAGTCTGCTTTGCTAcctcattcttcttcttgttcgACACTCCAGCAACAAAGGCCTCTTCCTTTCCGCTGCCATTCTCATTTACCTCCTCATTGg agAGTTGCATTTAATTGACACGGTAACCTGGCATAAGATCAGAG GCAGTCAGATGGTGGTGGCCATGAAAGCCATTTCTCTGGCCTTTGACCTGGACAGAGGAGCAGTCAGCGCTTTGCCCACGCCAACTGAGTTTCTTGGCTATGTTCTCTTTGTGGGCAACGTCGTCTTCGGGCCTTGGATCAGCTTTTCAACATACAAGACTGCTATTGTTGGCAGGCAACTG AGCTGGTTATGGCTGCGCTGTTCCTTCCTCAGCCTCTTAAAGAGTCAAATGTGTCTGCTGGTGTCCTCTTGCATTGCACCATACCTGTTCCTTTTCTTCATCCCTATCAGTGGAAATGCTGTCATTCACAA GTGGCAAAGTGCCTATGAGAATGCATTGTCATTCCACTTCAGTAACTACTTTGTGGGGCACCTCAGCGAAAGCACCAGCATGCTGGCAGGTGCTGGCCACATTGAGGAAAAAGACAACATCAGGTG GGAAATGGAAGTGGTCAAACCCCTGAATGTGGAAATGCCTCGCTCCATGGTTATGGTAGTGACTTCCTGGAATATTCCCATGTCACAGTGGCTTAAAATTT ATATCTTCAAAAATGCCATGAAACTTGGAACTTTTCCAGCCATCTTGGTCACATACACAGCCAGCGCTCTACTACAT GGTTTGAGTTTCCACCTAGGAGCCGTGCTGCTCTCTTTAGGCTTCATCACATATGTTGAACACG TCCTGAGAAAGAGGCTCGCTGCCATCTTCAGTGCCTGTGTCCTGTCCAGACCTTGCCCCTCTGACTGCAGCCATCAACATAAGAAG ggGTATTGGGTGATGCTGCTCAACCTAGTTTTCAGTTTCTTGGCTATCTTCCACCTCACCTACTTGGGCTCCATGTTTGATCCGGGTGTTGAAGAGGAAGTGGAAGAG GGTTACGCAGCCATCCACACCATTCAGAGGTGGTCAGAACTTAATTGGGCAAGCCACTGGGTTGTATTTGTCTCCTGGATTTTCTACCGTTTAATCCTGTGA
- the lactbl1a gene encoding putative beta-lactamase-like 1 isoform X1, whose protein sequence is MKVKWTMLGMVVFFLLSVVMTFCFIWQYRIPKLKTEVVIKESAAEEMCPRYPEPVPLKHPITSLRVALEKVDLLLRSSVDRIKLPAISAIMVLNDSVLWIGNFGKKNMSDPTSPPPDEYTVYRIASLSKIFPSLMLYKLWEDGLVDSIDDSVEKYIDNFTIKNPLGTDREAASTTRRTFNRAAITLRRMASHLSGLPRRLRSTNLLWDGDTESALHELQDDVLVADPGTKCHYSNVAFALMANVLAEKVTGMGYEKWVSRNILDRLNMKNTGFNMTPMIQRQMAMGVYSNGQPAPLYNLGWYRPAGQMYSTTADMAKLVMTLLGSYRRTLLRKDTLNTMLAPLFQCQNGYFASYTGTPWEINQQLGYDVVRKDGDLDGFAASLSLVPRLKLGMVVLMAGVRPAGQDLVRRLYSHLIPAVEGAYRDAELTPRPPPDPAPYVGFFTYRNITFYEIKVGSHGALLMQQFGPQVDSKITDNYQTIHLQYLQDRVFRVVFKSPYPCKLKVNSASVSLETQDRQLFNFYLFNKQGVSPGFDSPGLNTYKVMRIAGKPYFTT, encoded by the exons ATGAAGGTAAAATGGACCATGTTGGGCATGGTTGTCTTCTTCCTACTCTCTGTGGTTATGACCTTCTGCTTCATATGGCAATACAGGATACCAAAGTTGAAGACAG AAGTGGTTATAAAGGAATCGGCAGCAGAGGAGATGTGCCCACGGTATCCCGAGCCTGTGCCCCTCAAACATCCTATCACATCTCTCAGAGTGGCTTTAGAAAAG GTTGATCTACTCCTGAGGAGCAGTGTTGACAGAATCAAGCTTCCAGCAATATCTGCCATTATGGTTTTAAATGACTCTGTTCTTTGGATTGGTAATTTTGGCAAAAAGAACATGAGTGACCCAACATCTCCTCCACCCGATGAGTACACAGTCTACAG AATTGCAAGCCTTTCCAAGATATTTCCCTCCCTGATGTTGTACAAGCTGTGGGAAGATGGCCTTGTGGACTCAATAGATGACTCAGTGGAGAAGTACATAGACAACTTCACCATCAAGAACCCACTGGGCACCGACAGGGAAGCGGCATCCACCACACGCAGGACCTTCAACAGAGCTGCCATTACCTTACGTAGAATGGCCAGCCACCTTTCTG GATTACCCCGCAGATTAAGGTCAACTAATCTCCTCTGGGATGGGGACACAGAATCAGCCCTTCATGAGTTGCAGGATGATGTCCTTGTTGCTGATCCAGGAACAAA ATGCCACTACAGCAATGTCGCCTTTGCTCTAATGGCCAACGTCTTGGCTGAGAAAGTGACTGGAATGGGCTACGAAAAGTGGGTATCCCGCAATATTTTGGATCGGCTCAACATGAAGAACACCGGCTTCAACATGACTCCTATGATCCAGAGACAGATGGCAATGGGTGTCTACAGCAACGGTCAGCCGGCTCCCCTCTACAACTTGGGCTGGTATCGACCTGCGGGTCAGATGTACTCCACGACAGCCGACATGGCAAAACTTGTGATGACTCTCCTGGGATCATACAGAAGGACACTCCTCCGAAAAGACACCCTTAACACTATGCTGGCCCCACTTTTCCAATGCCAGAATGGCTACTTTGCCAGCTACACTGGCACACCATGGGAGATCAACCAGCAACTGGGCTACGATGTCGTGAGAAAGGATGGTGACTTGGATGGCTTTGCGGCCTCTCTGTCACTGGTGCCACGTCTCAAATTAGGAATGGTGGTCCTGATGGCTGGGGTACGACCCGCAGGGCAGGATTTAGTGAGGCGGCTATACAGCCACCTCATTCCTGCAGTGGAAGGCGCTTACAGGGATGCTGAACTGACACCCAGACCGCCGCCTGACCCAGCTCCATACGTAGGCTTTTTTACTTACAGAAATATAACTTTCTATGAGATTAAGGTAGGCTCACATGGGGCCCTGCTCATGCAACAGTTTGGACCACAGGTGGATAGCAAAATCACAGACAATTACCAAACCATCCACCTTCAGTATCTTCAGGATAGGGTGTTCAGAGTGGTGTTCAAGAGCCCATACCCTTGTAAGTTGAAGGTCAACAGTGCCTCGGTCTCTTTGGAGACTCAAGACAGACAGCTCTTTAACTTTTACCTCTTCAACAAACAAGGTGTGTCACCAGGATTTGATTCGCCAGGACTTAACACTTACAAAGTCATGAGGATAGCCGGCAAACCGTATTTTACAACATGA